The segment ttatattgaattttaccttaattatgcagaatttcatcgcgatactAATGGTTATTAGTCAATATTGAACGTTTAAGGCATTTTTAAAGggagttttaaacaaaataaaacactaaaatttctataaaacatattaaacaatatactatatgtatatattaattttatttataactgaaaatcaattatttataactgaaaatcaaaaaaatgtaaCCGTTTGCATGTTTCTGTTAATAAAAACGTGAGTTAACTGGTTTGTCCGTTTTGTGATGTacttcatatatatatttagtataCCTTTAAACTATTTAGCTTTCTTAGCTTTGCTCGTATTTTCTACTGTTGTTCTTTTCGAAGATAAGCACTTAACAATACATCCCAAAATAATTGTTAACAAAACCGCCATGGATAACATAACAAGTTGAGAGCTCTTCATTAGGGAGTCAATAGAATCGCTAAGAAAAGAATTcctaaaaatataatgtttaaatgaTTATCTAACTAATACGTTATTTACGATTAACTTACAGTCCATTGTTTTCGGGTGGAACACTTTCGGGATTAGTTTGTTTAAGATAATCCTTTTCAACGAATTCAATTAACTTATTAGCGTTGTATTCTTTGGTTTTGTAACGGTAGACTTTACCTTGACGTAGACTGAAAATTAAGGAATTaccataattattaaaacatatgaTTTTCAACTTTctgaattaattttattttttaagcttaatcaactgtttgaaatttttcaaatatagaCTTTgactttttgatatatttttccggttaaaaaagaaataatgtttCTACTACAAGATAGTCAATATATAAATTCactttatagaaccctacttaaaAGCAATTTTCAAACACAAACATTGCAAAAATTAACAAAGTCGGAAATGTCGAAAGGtctaattttaaaaactcaaaatgtcgacgatttaaaaattgtaaaaaagaaggaaaatcTACTTTTCCTAAATTGCAAAACTGTATTGAAAAGTAGATTGGTCGAAGTCTACttgtattatatacatatgtatataccttTATCTATAGAAGactattaaaatacttattaaagaaacctattaaaacattaatacttaattataataatatttataaaaacatagaCATAGGGCTcggttaaataaatgaataaacaataaaaaaaatacttacaataCAAATTCCGGCGATTCGACTATGCCGAAACGCTTAGCAGTGGCAATACCGGCTCCTAATCTATCAATCCTAGCCACATTCAAGCGATGCTTAAGACGTGCTCCAACTGCTTCCCAGGTAGCATGAAGACGTAAACAGAAAACACAATCTGCTGAATAACTGGTGTTAAATGAAATGCATGTTAAAAATGTGTGACGTGTACGGATTTTTggtaaaaagttgttttgatacttacaaaaatacaaaccaATCCCCAGTGGTTGCACCTGTTGCCGCTTGAGTTAAATGTTCGAAATTAACATCGGACAATTCCTTAACAACGGGTTCTCTATTTTCACTGAACATTTGTACGATTTCTTCAGCATTAGGTTCACCATAATAGAGTAGTGGCATACCACGTCGGAAGTATATTAAAGCAGGTTCTTTTGATGGATCGTAGAGATTTACCATATGACTATTATGAGCCTTGACTACAACAGCTCCAATAACATCTTTCAATTCCTTCTGTACATTTTCAAGAACAGTCTCGAGTTCGTCACAAGCCGGGCAATTGTTCTTggcttaattaaaaatgtttaatcgtTTGATGTAAACAAAGTTTGTTTAGTATTAAAGAGTAAATACAAGATGAAGAAGGCATTTCATATCttgtgtatatatataattatatactaAAGACCGACCGAAaccaatttttaaagtttattctgCTTTTTGTGAAtgaattatatataaacaaacaacaacaatttatcaatttaaatgttaaaacaaaaagtgtaTACCCATGTTGGTCTTTTGTGGTAATTGATTAGTAATAAtagtaaaacaaaatgtatacgtaatttttttttctatttttttatgtgtaaagtatatttttcgataatattcatctaaatgtatacatttattCGGCTGAACTCTAAAAACTGGTTTCGTGGTTGATGAAATCACTTACTAAACAACACGACAACATTATCTTCACCGGTAAGCAAATGTACTAAATCTGTATCATCCACTTGCTCAATGAGTGTCCGTGCTTCCAATAAACTTATGAATAAGACCAACACaagttttaaatatactttcttcattttatatttaaatttttataaacaaaaaacaaagccAATCTttccaataacaacaactataaacCCCCACGACTGACAACCAATCACAACTAACTCTAATAAAGAACTAATGTGCATTAATTTATACAAAGTGTTAACAGGTTGTATAAGAACATAAACTAGTTGCCAGATATTCCAAACAactgtaaagaaaaaattttaaatttacatatcgtaatttctaaaataccgataccaaaataattttcattaccaATAACCATAAGActattaaaaattccaaaaaggaaattattttttaaaaacatttcaggTACACTACCGTACccaaaatatgctaaaatatattttttgggttttaattaggatggcggtgcattaagcactcatattgccaggttatcacacgtttgtccagagaaaaccccactaaccgacctataccttcatataggaagttggagcatccggacttgatttcatcaaaagtattaatggtctccaccagaaaaaagttccagagttttaatggtctccaccagtttatatttgagtttaaatggtctccaccaggttatatcgtgagtattctatggtctccaccaataaaaaacataacctcactctgaggtaaaacgaaagcacgcgtttaatgaagacaacgcataacttagaacagttatacgaagtagtgcattaaattagtgcgggcacaaagtatacagagatgtcacttttgacatttgaaaaagtctaaaatcagcttttgtttgattttgaaattgtttggtgagaagagttatataaaatacagctaaaaaaaaatcattgaaatcgttttgtgcgaaagagacgGAAATAGCtatttgctcgtgacgtctctgtataccctgtggtGCGGggcagtgtacacttaataaggtagcctcgtcgctacaacaaatacaacaatacaaaaacaacaggcgatttgttattgtagaataatcccatctgtcaaaaaaagctgtgtgtgtagaatgaaaaagcaacaaataaacacaataaaaatatgagtttttagcaattatttaaatttataactattaatattaatatattatattaattaaacgtggaatgtctgaaaatcataactatatctattgggaagaccaattttccgaattaaacgtgttttttgtgaaaagtgattggtcgtgttaaaaatagttgaaactgatttggtacgtatgccggagctaaagattttcttttttttatcaagagagaaggataacaaagacatttaatcacgattgacatagaaaactcctttaaaaccacaattttcttcactttttaaaatttttacaccttttgcgattttttttctatgtaaacaaacaggaattttgacagataagatagtaaaagctgatgatcagctgtgcggacgaggctaccttattaagtgtacactgatttttacaccttttgcgatttttttctatgtaaacaaacaggaattttgacagataagattgtaaaagctgatgatcagctgtgcggacgaggctaccttattaagtgtacactgttatatacctcttctcaccaagGTATATTaacaagatatattaattataaggtagtgttatcagaacagctgatcgttttttgctactatgttcatttttcgccgtggtgtagaattaatgtcaaattttgtttacattttgtaaatgtcaaactttgttttcattttgtcaaatttgtgattaaaatgaaattgtgtgattaaagacaaaatttatgctgttaaattcgtttatgttttaaaaccaataataatactacatgaaattagttttatttttaaaaacatcaaattaaattacaaacatattcaaatttataaacattttttgtttaacaaaaattcgctttgatttatttgtcagctgTTTTTGGCATTTTTCCCTGACAGCCAATTCGCCTCCCttggtatattaattttataaggtagagtcatcggcgaattcagaataccgagcgaattggttatattttttttatgtagtttgacattgtgcctgcacatgaaggcgaattggctgtcagggaaaaatgccaaaaacagctgacaaataaatcaaagcgaattttttttaaacaaaaaatgtttataaatttgaatatgtttgtaatttaatttgatgtttttaaaaataaaactaatttcgtgtagtattattattggttttaaaacataaacgaatttaacagcataaattttgtctttaatcacacaatttcaatttaatcacaaatttgacattaacaaaatgaaaacaaagtttgacatttacaaaatgtaaacaaagtttgacattaattctacaccacggcgaaaaatgaacatagtagcaaaaaaccaaggtatattaattttataaggtagagtcatcggcgaattcagaataccgagcgaattctttatattttttttatatgtagtttgacattgagcctgcacttgaaggcgaattggctgtcagggaaaaatgtcaaaaacagctgacaaataaatcaaagcgcatttttgttaaacaaaaaatgtttataaatttgaatctgtttgtaattta is part of the Lucilia cuprina isolate Lc7/37 chromosome 3, ASM2204524v1, whole genome shotgun sequence genome and harbors:
- the LOC111676933 gene encoding dnaJ homolog subfamily C member 10, which produces MKKVYLKLVLVLFISLLEARTLIEQVDDTDLVHLLTGEDNVVVLFTKNNCPACDELETVLENVQKELKDVIGAVVVKAHNSHMVNLYDPSKEPALIYFRRGMPLLYYGEPNAEEIVQMFSENREPVVKELSDVNFEHLTQAATGATTGDWFVFFYSADCVFCLRLHATWEAVGARLKHRLNVARIDRLGAGIATAKRFGIVESPEFVFLRQGKVYRYKTKEYNANKLIEFVEKDYLKQTNPESVPPENNGLNSFLSDSIDSLMKSSQLVMLSMAVLLTIILGCIVKCLSSKRTTVENTSKAKKAK